Part of the Candidatus Binataceae bacterium genome is shown below.
GCTTTCCCTGCTCCTCCATCCCTGCTATCGCTTTCCATGGCGTCATCCTCCGGCACCCGCCGCCTAGCGGGTGTGAGTTGTGGCTCAACTCGCCGGATCTTGACGCCTTTTCACTTTTCCACCAACTTCCCGACACTACCGTAGTAGCACTGAGCGGAATGTTCAGCTTTTGTGTGAGTCATGCAATCGGTCAAAGGGAGCGACGATATGAGCGGGTTAGCCGAGGCGCTCGTCGAGACTCGCAAGCAGACGGGAGCCCGTAGAATCTACCGATGAAGCTCTCTAATCACATTGTTTTTCGGCGCTCTGAGGAAAACAAGTCCTCGCCCCTAATGGATGATTTCAAAAAGTGGACAGAGTGGCTCGCATCCATCGAACTCGCGGTAACAGAGTTATGCGTAGGTCGAGACGTCTACAAAGAGACACTAGAAATGTACCGACGAAATCCGGAGATTCAGAAGCCAAGCTTATTTTATTCATGGATGCGAGGACTTTTTATCACCTGGTCCGTCACTCTTATCGGCCGTCTAGTCGATAACAGCAAGAATACTCGCTCTTTTGTGAGGCTTCTAAGGAGCATCCGGAAAAGCTCGCATCGTCCCTCAAGGGAGCACCAGGTTGCTCTTTATATTTCCGCGATGGTGAATTTCCCTGATGGCGAACCAGCGCGAATCGCCAATCGTGAGTTCGACCACCTGGTGGGAAGCACGGAAGACTTTCTTCCCAACAAACAAATCGAAGCGGACATAACAACGCTTCTTGAGGCTACAAAGCCGATTATAAATTTTCGGCACGAACGCGTTGCACATCTCGATGCCAATCCTTCAGAGCAATTACCTACCTATGAACATCTTGACGCGGCAATTGATGCTTTAGTCACAGTGCTCAAAAAATACTCGCTGCTCATTAAAGGCTTGTCAGCGGACCCATTTCCGACCATTCAATATGACTGGTTGGCGATATTTCGTGTTCCCTGGATAAAACAAGGCTAGTCAGCAGTAGCCGTTGGCTTCACGCACATCGTGTTTGGCGACCGGCGCGCCGGCGACGGATTTGTCGAAGCGCTTCTCATCGCAGAGCTTGGCGACCAACTGATGGCCGGAAACCACGATCAAGCGCAAGCCGCGCAGGACGAGCTGGTAGATCGGCCCGTACTTCTGCGGCAACCTCGCGAAACCCTGCACCGGTCCTTCGCGATCGATGTCGAGCAGGTTGCCGAGGTGTGGTTTGGCAGGCGGCTGCGCAATCTCGCTCAAAGTCTCATGCGCCATGGTATCGTGCGCTACCCTCGCGTGGGATTTGGCCGCATCAGACTTTCATAATCGCGTCAGCGCAGGCAAAGCGGAAACCAGAGATGCGCAGCCGTTACCAAGAAAACTTCCGCGAGTTAGCGCAATCCAATAGAGTTGCCTGCGAGGTAGCGCGGAAGTGCGAACACTGGTGACCGGTGGCGCCGGGTTTCTCGGCTCCCATCTTTGCGAGCGTCTGTTGCGCGACGGGCACGAGGTGATCTGCCTCGACAATTTCTATAGCGGCAAGCGCGCCAATATCGCGCAGTTGTCGGCCAACCCGCGTTTCGAGCTGATTCGTCACGATATCGTCGAACCGATTCTGCTCGAAGTGGACCGCGTCTTTCACCTAGCCTGCCCGGCCTCGCCGGTGCATTACCAGTACAATCCGGTGAAGACGATTAAGACCAGCGTGATGGGTACGATCAACATGCTGGGGCTGGCCAAGCGGGTTAAGGCGCGCATCCTGTTGACCTCGACCAGCGAGGTTTACGGCGACCCGGAGCAGCATCCGCAAACCGAAAGTTACTGGGGCCACGTCAACCCGATCGGGATTCGCTCCTGTTACGACGAGGGCAAACGCGTCGCCGAATGCCTGATGATGGACTACCATCGCCAGAATCACGTCGATATCCGCATCGTGCGGATCTTCAACACCTACGGCCCGCGGATGGCGATCAGCGACGGCCGCGTGGTCTCGAACTTTTGCGTCGCCGCGCTCAAGGGCGAGGAGATTCCAATCTACGGCGACGGCCTCCAGACGCGCTCGTTCGCCTACGTTGACGACACGATTGACGGGCTCGTGCGCATGATGGAGGCGCGCGACTTTATCGGCCCGGTTAATATCGGCAACCCGGATGAATTCACGATTCGTGAACTCGCGTCGCTGACGCTGGAGCTCTCACATAGCGCCTCGCGGCTGGCGTTTCATCCCGCGCCGCCCGACGATCCAGTGCGTCGTCGGCCGGACATCAGCCTGGCCCGCGAGCGGCTCGGATGGGAGCCGAAAACCGCGTTGCGCCAGGGCCTCGCCACGACGATCGAGCATTTTCGCCATGAGCTTGGCCTCGCGGGTGGGTAGCCAGCCTATTTTCGTCCGAATCGAGACAAGGCTCGCGATCTTTGTTCTAGATGCAGCCTATCGACAACTTGGGCGGGATTGAATTAGCCTCGTCGGCGGATTCGCGATCCCCTTGCGGAGTAGCTGAAATGCCGACGGCGCTAATCACCGGAGCTTCCAGCGGATTGGGCGAGCAGTTCGCCTATGCCTTGGCGCGCCAGAAGCACGATCTGGTGCTGGTCGCGCGCCGCGCCGATCGGCTCGAGATGGTTTCTGCGCGCTCGAAGGAACTTGGCGCCGGTCGCGTCGAGATAATGGCGATGGACCTCGGGCAGCGCGCGACGCCTCAGACGATCTGCGATCGGCTCAAGCGGGACCAGATTGAGATTCATTATCTGGTCAACAACGCCGGCTTCGGCACCGCCGGACGTTTCAGCCAACTGGCGCTGGCGCGCGAACTCGAGCAGATCGATCTCAACATTACGGCGCTGGTCAGCCTCACACACCTGCTCCTGCCCGCGATGATCGAGCGTCACAGCGGCACCATCATCAATGTGGCTTCCACCGCGGCCTTTCAGTCCGTGCCCTACATGACGACGTATGCTGCGACCAAGGCCTTCGTTCTGAGCTTTACCGAGGGGCTCGCGGGCGAGCTCGCGGGCAGCGGGATCCGCGTGATGGCGCTCTGTCCGGGCCCGGTCAGGACCGAGTTTCAGGCGGTGGCGCAGAACGAACGGGCGGTGTTGCCGTCGTTCGTCTGGGTGCCGGCGGAGAAGGTGGTCGCCGACGGGATCGCGGCCGCCGCCAGCGGCCGTATGACCTATATTGCGGGCGCGCTCAACTTCTTCACGGTGCAGTCGACACGATTTGTGCCGCGCGCGATGATTAATTTTATCGCGCGCCGGGTCTATAAGCCGGTCGAGTAGTTTGCGCTTAGTTCGCGATCGGTCTGCGATTTCAGCCGGCCTTACTTAAGCAGATCGCGCGCTATCACGACGTGCTGAATCTGCGAAGTCCCCTCGTAGATCTGCAGCAGCTTCGCGTCGCGCATCAGCTTTTCGACCGGATACTCTTTCATATAACCGTAGCCGCCGAAGATCTGTACGGCGTCCGTCGTGATCTTCATGCAAGCGTCGGCGCTGAAAAGTTTGGCATAGCTCGAAATCGCGTTCGGGGTCTCGGCGCGATCGATCATCCAGGCGGCTTTGTAGGTCAGCAGGCGCATCGCCTCGACGTTGACCGCCATGTCGGCGAGCATGAACTGAATCGCCTGAAAGTTCGCGATCGGCTGGCCGAAGGCCTTACGCTCGCGCGCGTACTTGAGTGACTCGTCGAGCGCCCGCTGCGAGACTCCGATCGCGATCGCCGCGATGCCCGGGCGGCTGCGATCAAAGGTGCCCATCGCATACTTGAAGCCCTCGCCTTCGGCGCCGACCAGAGCGTCGAGCGGAATCCGCAGCTCGTCATATACGATCTCCCCGGTATCGGCAGCGCGCTGTCCGAGCTTCCCATGCATCCGCGTGCGCGTTATTCCGGACATATTCGAGGGAAAGACGAAGCACGAAATCCCGCGATGTTTGAGCCGCTTGTCAGAAGTGGCGAAGGTCACGATCCAATCTGCCATCGAGCCATTCGAGATGAAATGCTTGGCGCCGTTGAGGACGAACTCATCGCCCTCGCGCCGATAGGTGGTGCTGAGTCCGGCCACGTCCGAACCCGCGCCCGGCTCGGTCAGGGCGAAGGCGCTGAAGCTCAGTTGCGCGGTGAGCATCCCGAGGTATTTGCGTTGCTGCGTTTCACTGCCCGCGATCACTAAGGGCAGCGATGCGAGATCGTTGGCGGCAATCGAGTTGGAAATCCCGGAGCAGCCGTAGTTCAGCTCCTCACCGATCAGGCAGCCGTCGAGCGTCCCGAGGCCGGGACCGTCGAATTCCTTCGGCACGGCGAAATTGATCAGCCCGGCGGCGAACGCCTTCGCGCAGATGTCGCGCGGGAAGGTCTCCTTTTCGTCATACTCGCGCGCCCGCGGAATTATCTCCTGCGCGCTGAACTTCCGCGCCAGCGTCTTGAGTTCAAGCTGCTCGTCGGTGAGATCGAATCCGATCATTGGGCTCTCCGTCCGCTGTACGCTAGCAACCGGTCCGGGGCGGGGGAATCCTCCGCAGGCGCCGCTTGTAAAGATTCGCCGGGCCTACTATGACGACTATACACGCTGGCGAAGAAGCTCCGCTCAAACTCGCGGGCGTCCCAGGAGATCAGACGGCAATGTCAGTAAGTTTAATCGCGAAGATCAAAGCCAAGCCCGGTAGCGAGGGTCAACTCGAAGAAGCCTTCAAAGACATGATCAAGCAGGTGCGCGCAGCCGAGCCCGGATGCGAAGCCTACGTCTTGCACAAGTCCGCCAAAGATCCCACGCAGTTCATCTGGTTCGAGAAGTATGCGGATCAAGCCGCCTTCGAGAACCATCGAAAGACAGACCATATGAAGGCGATGGGCGGGCGGATCAAGGATCTGCTGGCCGGCGCGCCGGAACTCGAGATGA
Proteins encoded:
- a CDS encoding cytochrome P450, with protein sequence MAHETLSEIAQPPAKPHLGNLLDIDREGPVQGFARLPQKYGPIYQLVLRGLRLIVVSGHQLVAKLCDEKRFDKSVAGAPVAKHDVREANGYC
- a CDS encoding UDP-glucuronic acid decarboxylase family protein; this translates as MRTLVTGGAGFLGSHLCERLLRDGHEVICLDNFYSGKRANIAQLSANPRFELIRHDIVEPILLEVDRVFHLACPASPVHYQYNPVKTIKTSVMGTINMLGLAKRVKARILLTSTSEVYGDPEQHPQTESYWGHVNPIGIRSCYDEGKRVAECLMMDYHRQNHVDIRIVRIFNTYGPRMAISDGRVVSNFCVAALKGEEIPIYGDGLQTRSFAYVDDTIDGLVRMMEARDFIGPVNIGNPDEFTIRELASLTLELSHSASRLAFHPAPPDDPVRRRPDISLARERLGWEPKTALRQGLATTIEHFRHELGLAGG
- a CDS encoding SDR family oxidoreductase — translated: MPTALITGASSGLGEQFAYALARQKHDLVLVARRADRLEMVSARSKELGAGRVEIMAMDLGQRATPQTICDRLKRDQIEIHYLVNNAGFGTAGRFSQLALARELEQIDLNITALVSLTHLLLPAMIERHSGTIINVASTAAFQSVPYMTTYAATKAFVLSFTEGLAGELAGSGIRVMALCPGPVRTEFQAVAQNERAVLPSFVWVPAEKVVADGIAAAASGRMTYIAGALNFFTVQSTRFVPRAMINFIARRVYKPVE
- a CDS encoding acyl-CoA dehydrogenase family protein, which produces MIGFDLTDEQLELKTLARKFSAQEIIPRAREYDEKETFPRDICAKAFAAGLINFAVPKEFDGPGLGTLDGCLIGEELNYGCSGISNSIAANDLASLPLVIAGSETQQRKYLGMLTAQLSFSAFALTEPGAGSDVAGLSTTYRREGDEFVLNGAKHFISNGSMADWIVTFATSDKRLKHRGISCFVFPSNMSGITRTRMHGKLGQRAADTGEIVYDELRIPLDALVGAEGEGFKYAMGTFDRSRPGIAAIAIGVSQRALDESLKYARERKAFGQPIANFQAIQFMLADMAVNVEAMRLLTYKAAWMIDRAETPNAISSYAKLFSADACMKITTDAVQIFGGYGYMKEYPVEKLMRDAKLLQIYEGTSQIQHVVIARDLLK
- a CDS encoding putative quinol monooxygenase, translated to MSVSLIAKIKAKPGSEGQLEEAFKDMIKQVRAAEPGCEAYVLHKSAKDPTQFIWFEKYADQAAFENHRKTDHMKAMGGRIKDLLAGAPELEMMTELDRK